The following are encoded together in the Fundidesulfovibrio putealis DSM 16056 genome:
- a CDS encoding peroxiredoxin, which translates to MAVFEPGAKAPDFTLAAAMPDGSERQVSLSGLAGGWVVVFVYPKDSTSGUTVEALEFSERAPQFAQAGAQVFGLSKDPLKSHHGFIAKKGLTVPLLSDPSTEAIKALGAWGIKKLYGKESEGVVRSTVLIAPDGTVSRHWPKAKSSGHAQEVLEALLELAGS; encoded by the coding sequence ATGGCAGTTTTCGAACCAGGGGCCAAGGCCCCCGATTTCACCCTGGCGGCGGCCATGCCGGACGGGTCCGAGCGCCAAGTCAGCCTGTCCGGGCTTGCGGGCGGCTGGGTTGTGGTGTTCGTCTATCCCAAGGATTCCACCTCGGGCTGAACGGTGGAGGCTCTGGAGTTTTCAGAGCGCGCGCCGCAGTTCGCCCAGGCCGGAGCGCAGGTGTTCGGCCTGTCCAAGGATCCGCTCAAGTCCCACCATGGGTTCATCGCCAAGAAAGGCCTGACTGTCCCGCTTCTGAGCGACCCCTCCACCGAGGCCATCAAGGCGCTTGGAGCCTGGGGGATAAAGAAGCTGTACGGCAAGGAGTCCGAGGGCGTGGTCCGCTCCACGGTGCTCATCGCGCCGGACGGCACGGTGTCCCGCCACTGGCCCAAGGCCAAAAGCTCCGGGCACGCCCAGGAGGTGCTGGAAGCGTTGCTGGAACTGGCCGGGAGCTGA
- a CDS encoding TetR/AcrR family transcriptional regulator, giving the protein MDASPTFQNIPADKQQRVLGEARREFAERGFLGASMNRLSARLGIAKGSLFKYFGSKEGLFSRVFDGAVERFALFLREARDETKGRPLAERLERVLLVGTEFVRTHPDIYAIYLKMLAGGDFPLREQFLGKVRALSARFLTPIIVEAKASGELPETLDATLAVFVLDAVLDRFVQAQAQPWMDIGLGLSLDDPENSRQAAGKLAAMLAGGFHVG; this is encoded by the coding sequence ATGGACGCAAGCCCCACCTTCCAGAACATCCCCGCAGACAAGCAGCAGCGTGTGCTTGGCGAGGCCCGGCGCGAATTCGCCGAGCGCGGCTTCCTGGGGGCCAGCATGAACAGGCTGTCGGCGCGCCTGGGCATCGCCAAGGGGTCGCTGTTCAAGTACTTCGGCAGCAAGGAGGGGCTCTTCTCGCGCGTGTTCGACGGCGCGGTGGAGCGCTTCGCACTCTTTCTGCGCGAGGCCCGCGACGAGACCAAGGGCCGCCCCCTGGCTGAGCGCCTGGAGCGGGTGCTGCTGGTGGGCACGGAGTTCGTGCGCACCCACCCGGACATCTACGCCATTTATCTGAAAATGCTGGCCGGGGGCGATTTCCCCCTGCGCGAGCAGTTCCTGGGCAAGGTTCGCGCCCTGTCCGCCCGGTTCCTGACCCCCATCATCGTTGAAGCCAAGGCCTCGGGCGAGCTGCCCGAAACTTTGGACGCCACCCTGGCCGTGTTCGTGCTGGACGCCGTGCTGGACCGTTTCGTCCAGGCCCAGGCCCAGCCCTGGATGGACATCGGCCTGGGCCTTAGCCTGGATGACCCTGAAAACTCACGGCAGGCCGCCGGAAAGCTGGCCGCCATGCTGGCTGGAGGATTCCACGTTGGATAG
- a CDS encoding glycosyltransferase family 39 protein, with the protein MSRCPDRSLDVLLLLVLLVAGALRFYALDVPVILFEEGLVANASLHDWGYILRRSLYTDAHPPFFYFLTKTILWAGSSEFALRSLSAVSGVAAVFFLYRLGTRLFSRETALCAAALLAVHLLHVELSRVLRPHSLIILLSIICFDRLVCFLSAPSRRNLWLLAGANLLVCLWHFNGTLIIGAQIPVILGAMLLGHVPPRMALGSLAANSVSLLLNVVPLVVRLGKFPGVALGGNSMFWTIGRTGDNLGELLSLFPVPWMTLAGAALFALGMWSMWKRDTGLFALFAIAIAAPLAALIAARYGIIYSAQHIGFILPLLLLVVACGIGQILGRPERAVIPILLAGSLLLVGKNHSRIYGADAPMINHNLCQDAIAREMSVSFTPKAVAGFHPFYLEDFVGWYLKRYTGVDLPNAVTPEDGQVEFFLVKQQGYEQSDSEKAFGIEKSGFRQPLNVQIPCGFSVASFVIPRTPVLAVQTLPARMAVTADPEDFYGHVYEARDLTPYFSPLGNLLYPSRFDAPGAMTFRVENNTGKPVPGLDLTFFMAKTLPESTFEVFYSFDGEPARQGFAVREVTPHGWIPLRLGRAEPFRTVDITIRMVASSALPSFYNNTETVRFRSLEISLDNPGQSFDSDVSMAVTGLDYTESNPQGDFRWGRGPQTAMSFQSDKPREFALQLVAKSPIAGQRIEVVLNGTTIGQADFPEAGVNSRIAVPVKTQQGENTLALRYAYWNHGGHGPAGETFEADDPRTLAAYYSTLRLVDPVQAVVKPQDGQ; encoded by the coding sequence TTGAGCCGTTGTCCGGACCGCTCTCTCGACGTCCTGCTGCTCCTGGTGCTCCTGGTTGCCGGGGCGCTGAGGTTCTACGCGCTGGACGTTCCGGTCATCCTGTTCGAGGAGGGGTTGGTGGCCAACGCATCGCTCCACGACTGGGGCTACATCCTGCGCCGGTCCCTCTACACCGACGCTCACCCGCCCTTCTTCTACTTTTTGACCAAGACGATCCTCTGGGCCGGATCGTCCGAGTTTGCGCTGCGTAGCCTTTCCGCTGTCAGCGGCGTGGCTGCCGTCTTCTTCCTCTACCGCCTCGGGACGCGCTTGTTTTCCCGGGAGACGGCCCTGTGCGCCGCCGCGCTGCTGGCGGTCCATCTGCTGCACGTTGAACTGTCGCGGGTGCTTCGTCCGCACAGCCTGATCATACTCCTGAGCATCATCTGCTTCGACCGGCTGGTCTGCTTTCTCAGCGCGCCTTCGCGGCGCAATCTCTGGCTCCTGGCCGGAGCGAACCTCCTGGTGTGCCTGTGGCACTTCAACGGGACGCTGATCATCGGGGCGCAGATTCCGGTCATCCTCGGAGCCATGCTGCTTGGGCACGTCCCCCCCCGCATGGCCCTGGGCTCCCTGGCCGCCAACTCCGTGAGCCTCTTGCTGAACGTGGTCCCCCTGGTCGTGCGCCTCGGCAAGTTTCCCGGCGTCGCGCTGGGCGGCAACTCCATGTTCTGGACCATCGGGCGGACCGGGGACAACCTCGGCGAACTGCTCTCCCTATTTCCTGTGCCCTGGATGACCCTCGCGGGTGCCGCGCTGTTCGCCCTCGGCATGTGGTCCATGTGGAAACGGGACACCGGCCTCTTCGCCCTGTTCGCCATCGCCATTGCCGCCCCGCTGGCGGCCCTGATCGCCGCGCGCTACGGCATCATCTACTCCGCCCAGCACATCGGCTTCATCCTGCCGCTGCTGCTCCTGGTCGTGGCCTGCGGCATCGGACAAATTCTGGGCAGGCCGGAGAGGGCCGTCATCCCGATCCTCCTGGCGGGCTCGCTGCTGCTGGTCGGTAAGAATCATTCGCGAATTTACGGCGCCGACGCCCCCATGATCAATCACAACCTCTGCCAGGACGCCATCGCCAGGGAGATGTCCGTCTCCTTCACCCCCAAGGCCGTGGCGGGATTCCATCCCTTTTACCTCGAGGACTTCGTCGGCTGGTACCTCAAGCGATACACCGGGGTTGACCTGCCCAACGCGGTCACTCCTGAAGACGGCCAGGTGGAGTTCTTCCTGGTGAAGCAACAGGGGTATGAACAGAGCGACTCCGAAAAAGCTTTCGGCATCGAAAAAAGCGGCTTCCGCCAACCCCTGAATGTTCAAATCCCCTGCGGGTTTTCCGTTGCCAGCTTCGTCATCCCCAGGACCCCGGTCCTGGCCGTCCAGACTCTGCCCGCCCGCATGGCCGTGACAGCCGACCCGGAGGATTTTTACGGGCATGTCTACGAGGCCAGGGATCTCACGCCGTATTTTTCACCTTTGGGAAACCTGCTCTATCCGTCCAGGTTCGACGCTCCCGGAGCGATGACCTTCAGGGTGGAGAACAACACCGGCAAACCCGTCCCAGGCCTGGACCTGACTTTTTTCATGGCCAAGACCCTGCCGGAAAGCACCTTCGAGGTTTTCTACAGCTTTGACGGCGAACCCGCGCGCCAGGGATTCGCAGTGCGCGAAGTCACGCCCCACGGCTGGATTCCCTTGCGCCTGGGACGCGCGGAGCCCTTCAGAACCGTGGACATCACGATCCGCATGGTGGCCTCCAGCGCTCTGCCCTCGTTCTACAACAACACCGAGACCGTGCGGTTCAGGTCTCTGGAAATCTCCCTGGACAACCCGGGCCAGTCTTTCGATTCCGACGTTTCCATGGCCGTCACCGGCCTGGACTACACGGAATCAAACCCCCAGGGCGACTTCCGCTGGGGGCGCGGGCCGCAAACCGCCATGTCCTTCCAATCGGACAAGCCCCGGGAATTCGCCTTGCAGCTGGTCGCCAAGAGCCCCATCGCAGGGCAACGGATCGAGGTTGTCCTGAACGGGACGACCATCGGGCAGGCCGACTTCCCGGAAGCCGGAGTCAACAGCCGCATTGCCGTGCCCGTCAAGACGCAGCAGGGCGAGAACACCCTGGCCCTGCGTTACGCCTATTGGAACCACGGCGGACACGGACCCGCAGGCGAGACGTTTGAAGCGGACGATCCCCGCACACTGGCCGCCTATTACTCGACCCTTCGCCTTGTCGACCCTGTCCAGGCAGTCGTGAAGCCGCAGGACGGCCAGTAG
- the mqnC gene encoding cyclic dehypoxanthinyl futalosine synthase — translation MSAIFDHAQVLAVARKADSAQRLTMEDALILAESASLPLLGSLAHRARLRKHPAPVVTYVVDRNVNSTNICQCGCRFCAFFKAPGQAGGYSLTREELGQKIEETLALGGRQILLQGGHNPDMGLEYYEALLHFVRETYPDIHVHGFSPPEIVYFAGLAGLTVPEVVARLKAAGLASIPGGGAEILVDRVRQAVAPAKCSTAEWLDVMRQAHLQGLRTTATMMFGHVETWAERIEHLLALRDLQDETRGFTAFIPWGFQPDNTALGGRKCSPQEYLRVLTISRLMLDNFLSVQASWVTMGREIAQASLWYGANDFGSTMIEENVVAAAGVRFRMDEPGVRQAITDAGFKPVRRAMDYSLLESL, via the coding sequence ATGTCCGCGATATTCGATCACGCCCAGGTTCTCGCCGTGGCCCGCAAGGCCGACTCGGCCCAGCGCCTCACAATGGAGGACGCCCTGATCCTGGCCGAGTCCGCCAGCCTGCCGCTTCTTGGCAGCCTGGCCCACCGCGCCCGCCTGCGCAAGCATCCGGCCCCGGTGGTCACCTACGTGGTGGACCGCAACGTCAACTCCACCAACATCTGCCAGTGCGGCTGCCGCTTCTGCGCCTTCTTCAAGGCTCCGGGGCAGGCCGGGGGGTATTCCCTCACCCGCGAGGAGCTCGGCCAGAAGATTGAAGAGACCCTGGCCCTGGGCGGCAGGCAGATCCTGCTGCAAGGCGGCCACAACCCGGACATGGGCCTGGAATACTACGAGGCCCTGCTGCACTTCGTGCGCGAGACCTACCCGGACATCCACGTGCACGGCTTCTCGCCGCCGGAGATCGTCTATTTCGCCGGGCTTGCCGGGCTTACAGTGCCCGAGGTGGTGGCGCGGCTCAAGGCCGCCGGATTGGCCTCCATCCCCGGCGGCGGCGCGGAGATCCTGGTGGACCGCGTGCGCCAGGCCGTGGCCCCGGCCAAGTGCTCCACGGCCGAGTGGCTGGACGTGATGCGACAGGCGCATCTCCAGGGGCTTCGCACCACGGCCACCATGATGTTCGGCCACGTGGAGACCTGGGCCGAACGCATCGAGCACCTGCTGGCGCTGCGCGACCTCCAGGACGAGACGCGCGGCTTCACGGCCTTCATCCCCTGGGGCTTCCAGCCCGACAACACCGCCCTGGGCGGGCGCAAGTGCTCGCCGCAGGAGTATCTGCGGGTACTGACCATCTCGCGCCTGATGCTGGACAACTTCCTGAGCGTCCAGGCCTCCTGGGTGACCATGGGCCGCGAGATCGCCCAGGCGTCGCTCTGGTACGGAGCCAACGACTTCGGCTCCACCATGATCGAGGAAAACGTGGTGGCCGCAGCCGGAGTGCGCTTTCGCATGGACGAGCCGGGCGTGCGCCAGGCCATCACCGACGCCGGATTCAAACCCGTGCGCCGGGCCATGGACTACAGCCTGCTGGAGTCTCTGTGA
- the mqnE gene encoding aminofutalosine synthase MqnE: protein MDRQYIASLGLEPVLDAVLSGKRLTIGQGQALFDCPDPHVPAALAAHARKRLHGDRVHYVVNRHVNPTNVCVNRCRFCAYRRDEGQEGAYVLTPDEALAKLREAGAVDEVHIVGGCHPSLGLDYYEDLAARVRAAYPKASIKALTAVEVDHLAKLSGVSIREVLERLKASGVDMLPGGGAEIFADAPRKALCPEKIGGEAWLSVMAEAHGVGLRTNATMLFGHLETTRHRLEHMDALRRQQDATGGFVCFIPLPYLPGNNPLGEEARGPSAMDVLRTMAVSRLMLDNIPHIKAYWVMLGLKLSQLCLSWGADDLDGTVVEEKIGHEAGSDSAQALSIADLEDAIRSSGFTPVRRDGLFREA, encoded by the coding sequence TTGGATAGACAATACATTGCCTCGCTTGGCCTGGAGCCCGTGTTGGACGCGGTGCTCTCCGGCAAGCGCCTGACCATCGGGCAGGGCCAGGCCCTGTTCGACTGCCCGGACCCGCACGTCCCGGCTGCTCTTGCCGCCCACGCCCGCAAGCGCCTGCACGGCGACCGGGTGCACTACGTGGTCAACCGCCACGTGAACCCCACCAACGTCTGCGTGAACCGCTGCCGCTTCTGCGCCTACCGCCGCGACGAGGGCCAGGAGGGGGCCTACGTGCTCACCCCGGATGAGGCCCTTGCCAAGCTGCGCGAGGCCGGAGCCGTGGACGAGGTGCACATCGTGGGCGGATGCCACCCGAGCCTGGGCCTCGACTACTACGAGGATCTGGCCGCCAGGGTGCGCGCCGCCTACCCCAAGGCATCCATCAAGGCCCTGACCGCCGTGGAGGTGGACCATCTGGCCAAGCTTTCGGGTGTAAGCATCCGCGAGGTGCTCGAACGCCTGAAGGCTTCGGGCGTGGACATGCTGCCCGGCGGCGGCGCGGAAATCTTTGCGGACGCGCCCCGTAAAGCGCTCTGCCCCGAGAAGATCGGCGGCGAGGCCTGGCTGTCCGTGATGGCCGAGGCTCACGGCGTGGGCCTTCGCACCAACGCCACCATGCTGTTCGGGCACCTGGAGACCACCCGCCACCGCCTGGAGCACATGGACGCCCTGCGCCGCCAGCAGGACGCCACGGGCGGGTTCGTGTGCTTCATCCCCCTGCCCTACCTGCCCGGCAACAACCCGCTGGGCGAGGAGGCGCGCGGCCCCTCGGCCATGGACGTGTTGCGCACCATGGCAGTGTCGCGCCTGATGCTGGACAACATCCCGCACATCAAGGCCTACTGGGTGATGCTTGGGCTGAAACTCTCGCAGCTGTGCCTCTCCTGGGGCGCGGACGACCTGGACGGTACCGTGGTTGAGGAAAAGATCGGCCACGAGGCGGGCAGCGACTCGGCCCAGGCCCTGTCCATCGCCGACCTCGAGGACGCCATCCGCTCAAGCGGTTTTACGCCTGTTCGCCGCGACGGGCTTTTCCGGGAGGCTTAA
- a CDS encoding bestrophin-like domain has translation MQPRTRYGQAMLSEFKDFNPQYYLVFGVILGLSLAAPGFLYALRRKALASGGGSRKLISSEIFSLFASVYAFFLGFAIVTLWGAYGSARSLVSAEAGAVMVAYRLSVPLPGSEGFRQALIAYSKVVVEDEWPAMDRDQSMSVRASDRLGDVWEAFYAMKPSGADNQSYYAGLGQAVADLNRQRVARSQTLSGNLYPPVWIILGFGLLGVFVGLLLTNPEQTRSQVALEIIVAFLMFSCVYFIVDIATPFSGVLNVSSAPFTEVHAGMLTLQGAPR, from the coding sequence ATGCAACCCCGAACACGCTATGGACAGGCCATGCTTTCCGAATTCAAGGACTTCAACCCGCAATACTACCTGGTGTTCGGGGTCATACTGGGCCTGTCGCTGGCCGCGCCGGGCTTTCTCTACGCCCTGCGGCGCAAGGCCCTGGCGAGCGGCGGCGGTTCGCGAAAGCTCATCTCATCAGAAATCTTCTCGCTATTTGCTTCAGTCTATGCGTTTTTCCTTGGCTTCGCCATCGTCACGCTGTGGGGCGCGTACGGTTCGGCCAGGAGCCTTGTCAGCGCCGAAGCGGGCGCGGTGATGGTGGCCTACCGCCTGTCCGTACCGCTTCCGGGCTCGGAAGGCTTCCGGCAGGCCCTGATCGCCTACTCGAAGGTGGTGGTGGAGGACGAATGGCCCGCCATGGACCGCGACCAGTCCATGAGCGTGAGGGCCTCGGACCGTCTGGGCGACGTCTGGGAGGCCTTCTACGCCATGAAGCCCTCTGGCGCGGACAACCAGTCCTATTACGCCGGGCTGGGGCAGGCCGTCGCGGACCTGAACCGCCAGCGCGTGGCCCGCTCCCAGACCTTGTCCGGCAACCTGTACCCGCCCGTGTGGATAATTCTGGGATTCGGCCTGCTGGGGGTGTTCGTGGGGCTTCTGCTCACCAACCCGGAACAGACGCGCTCCCAGGTGGCCTTGGAGATCATCGTGGCCTTCCTGATGTTCTCCTGCGTGTACTTCATCGTGGACATCGCCACGCCGTTTTCCGGGGTGCTGAACGTGTCCAGCGCGCCCTTCACGGAGGTGCACGCTGGAATGCTCACCCTCCAGGGCGCGCCGCGCTGA
- a CDS encoding 1,4-dihydroxy-6-naphthoate synthase has product MGISPCPNDTFIFHALLNGLAPSEPGFALSRLVMADVEELNSLAARGELDVVKISMAAMADAAPHYRLLPCGGALGRGCGPLLVTRADRSLGAAIETLALPGARTTAALLAELSGIPGRRVQMRYDEVMPAVIRGEVDAGVVIHEGRFTYAAQGLSLLQDFGVWWEGRYGLPLPLGVIAARRDLGEPGAQFAAQAIRESLQHAWKHPQDSKAFIAEHAQELSPEVCQSHIETFVTPFSLEIGQEGRRAIEALAEAAFRLAGRPGDVPGDLFW; this is encoded by the coding sequence TTGGGCATCTCGCCGTGCCCCAACGACACCTTCATCTTTCACGCCCTGCTGAACGGCCTCGCGCCGAGCGAGCCAGGATTCGCGCTCTCGCGGCTGGTGATGGCCGACGTGGAGGAGCTGAACTCCCTGGCCGCGCGCGGGGAGCTGGACGTGGTGAAGATTTCCATGGCTGCCATGGCCGACGCCGCCCCGCACTACCGGCTGCTGCCCTGCGGCGGGGCGCTGGGGCGCGGCTGCGGCCCGCTGCTGGTCACCCGCGCCGATCGCTCTCTTGGCGCGGCAATCGAGACCTTGGCCCTGCCCGGCGCGCGCACCACGGCGGCGCTTCTGGCGGAGCTTTCCGGCATACCGGGCAGGCGCGTGCAGATGCGCTACGACGAGGTGATGCCCGCCGTGATCCGGGGCGAGGTGGACGCGGGCGTGGTGATCCACGAGGGGCGCTTCACCTACGCGGCCCAGGGCTTAAGCCTGCTTCAGGATTTCGGCGTGTGGTGGGAGGGGCGCTACGGCCTGCCGCTGCCGCTGGGAGTCATCGCCGCCCGGCGCGATTTGGGGGAGCCGGGCGCGCAGTTCGCCGCGCAGGCCATCCGCGAAAGCCTGCAGCACGCCTGGAAGCATCCCCAGGACAGCAAGGCGTTCATAGCCGAGCACGCCCAGGAGCTCTCGCCCGAGGTATGCCAGTCGCACATCGAGACCTTCGTCACGCCGTTCAGCCTGGAGATCGGGCAGGAAGGGCGCAGGGCCATCGAGGCCCTGGCCGAGGCGGCCTTCAGGCTGGCCGGGCGTCCCGGCGACGTGCCGGGTGATCTGTTCTGGTAG